One window of the Pseudofrankia sp. DC12 genome contains the following:
- a CDS encoding amidohydrolase family protein — MDAGEVGAAALTVVNALLLTMADGVEPFRGWLTVDADGTISGIGPGDPPAAPSTGEAGAAPAAGTALDVGGAIVAPGFISAHSHLFMSGLRGLGVGETLYGWLAENMAVLTGAGVEDLYWFTLHGGLDFARNGITSAFNFAQSRVIWKYDPQVGSASLGKVHPVDFLTRQVDAGADAGIRVMSAIRLDDEAFPERQVLDTFAQVADYIEANVPPLLNLGAAIFGAVQWAATSRTAAVEAALMRRHGVINQAHFVETAEALEQQRAKFSWYDEAGILGPRFLFGHFVHPTDEMVSRAAVAGAGMVWQPTSNGRLGSGIADIPRLRAAGIRIGVGLDDQSCTDISDPFQNMRIGIYTLRALHSDAKVLMPREMLRMHTLGSAEVLGVADRLGSLEVGKHADFLVVDPREPDTGPIWDIYATYAFACGLRNLKQVYVGGKPVYDAAEPPSELTVAATTELHARVAHAARAAGVTPGPFAF; from the coding sequence ATGGATGCCGGCGAGGTGGGCGCGGCCGCGTTGACGGTGGTCAACGCGCTGCTGCTGACGATGGCGGACGGGGTGGAGCCGTTCCGTGGCTGGTTGACCGTCGATGCGGACGGCACGATCTCCGGAATCGGGCCCGGCGACCCGCCAGCGGCGCCTTCGACCGGCGAGGCCGGCGCCGCCCCGGCGGCCGGGACCGCGCTGGACGTGGGCGGGGCGATCGTCGCTCCGGGGTTCATCTCCGCGCACAGCCACCTGTTCATGTCCGGCCTCCGCGGCCTCGGCGTAGGCGAGACGCTGTACGGCTGGCTTGCCGAGAACATGGCGGTTCTGACCGGAGCCGGCGTCGAGGACCTGTACTGGTTCACCCTGCACGGCGGCCTGGACTTCGCCCGCAACGGCATAACCTCGGCGTTCAACTTCGCCCAGAGCCGGGTGATCTGGAAGTACGACCCGCAGGTCGGCAGCGCCAGCCTTGGGAAGGTCCATCCGGTCGACTTCCTGACCCGCCAGGTCGACGCGGGCGCCGACGCCGGCATTCGGGTGATGTCCGCGATCCGGCTCGATGACGAGGCCTTCCCCGAGCGGCAGGTTCTCGACACGTTCGCCCAGGTGGCCGACTACATCGAGGCGAACGTGCCACCCCTGCTCAACCTCGGTGCCGCAATCTTCGGTGCCGTCCAGTGGGCCGCCACGTCCCGCACCGCCGCCGTGGAGGCCGCGCTGATGCGTCGACACGGCGTGATCAACCAGGCGCACTTCGTCGAGACGGCGGAGGCGCTTGAGCAGCAGCGGGCCAAGTTCTCCTGGTATGACGAGGCCGGCATCCTGGGCCCGCGTTTCCTGTTCGGCCACTTCGTCCACCCGACCGACGAGATGGTCAGCAGAGCCGCGGTCGCCGGTGCCGGGATGGTGTGGCAACCGACGTCGAACGGCCGCCTCGGCTCGGGAATCGCCGACATTCCACGGCTGCGGGCGGCGGGCATCCGGATCGGGGTCGGTCTGGACGACCAATCGTGCACTGACATCTCCGACCCGTTTCAGAACATGCGGATCGGGATCTACACCTTGCGCGCCCTGCATTCCGACGCGAAGGTGCTGATGCCGCGGGAAATGCTGAGGATGCACACTCTAGGTTCCGCGGAGGTGCTTGGCGTCGCGGACCGGCTTGGCAGCCTGGAGGTCGGCAAACACGCGGACTTTCTGGTCGTGGATCCCCGCGAGCCGGATACCGGTCCCATCTGGGATATCTACGCCACGTACGCCTTCGCCTGCGGGTTGCGTAACCTCAAGCAGGTCTACGTCGGCGGCAAGCCGGTCTATGACGCCGCCGAGCCGCCGTCCGAACTGACCGTCGCCGCGACGACCGAGCTGCATGCCCGGGTCGCACATGCGGCCCGGGCGGCCGGCGTCACGCCCGGGCCGTTTGCCTTCTGA
- a CDS encoding peptidoglycan-binding protein, which translates to MSATAGAAIFTGVAPASAASSSIISDAQIAAYAHGAGLDSCRGVALSTWVAIALAESGGNTYAHATGIEDSRGLWQINMWAHSSWVGSRNLYDPATNAWAATQVCKGSGPGAWSTYTNGAYRSYLSRGYAAANAVGSGTVSAAPVSLAKVAPAVPASAWYLSQAANHSSYLDAVRQLQAKLSGLGYTIAVDGYFGPQTDGVVRAYQASHGLPADGVVGPQTHGALFG; encoded by the coding sequence ATGAGTGCCACAGCCGGCGCCGCCATCTTCACCGGCGTCGCTCCCGCCAGCGCAGCCAGCAGCAGCATCATCTCCGACGCGCAGATCGCCGCCTACGCGCACGGCGCCGGCCTCGACAGCTGCCGCGGTGTCGCGCTCTCGACCTGGGTCGCGATCGCGCTCGCCGAGTCCGGCGGTAACACCTACGCCCACGCCACCGGCATCGAGGACTCCCGCGGCCTCTGGCAGATCAACATGTGGGCCCACAGCAGCTGGGTCGGCAGCCGCAACCTCTACGACCCGGCGACCAACGCCTGGGCCGCGACCCAGGTCTGCAAGGGCTCCGGCCCGGGCGCCTGGAGCACCTACACGAACGGCGCGTACCGCTCCTACCTGTCACGTGGCTACGCCGCCGCGAACGCGGTCGGCAGCGGAACCGTCTCGGCCGCACCGGTATCCCTGGCCAAGGTGGCCCCCGCCGTGCCGGCAAGCGCCTGGTACCTGTCGCAGGCGGCGAACCACAGCTCCTACCTGGACGCGGTCCGACAGCTGCAGGCGAAGCTGTCCGGCCTCGGCTACACGATCGCGGTCGACGGCTACTTCGGCCCGCAGACCGACGGGGTCGTGCGCGCCTACCAGGCCAGCCATGGCCTTCCGGCCGACGGTGTCGTCGGACCGCAGACCCACGGAGCGCTGTTCGGCTAG
- a CDS encoding pyridoxamine 5'-phosphate oxidase family protein, with protein sequence MLSPTRYHDRFVADHAAVRAVLDEALFCHVGVVVDGRPHVLPTLHARVGDTLCVHGSTAARILAAGRSGPLPVCITVSLLDGLVIARSAFHHSLNYRSVVVHGDARLVTGAAEKGRMLDALVDRVGTDRSAQCRPPTAKELAATSVLAVDLAAETTDVALKTRTGGPIDDEADLVLGHWAGVVPVRLHAESPEPVCDLPIPAGLAPSLR encoded by the coding sequence ATGCTGAGCCCGACCCGTTACCATGATCGTTTCGTCGCCGACCACGCGGCCGTGCGCGCCGTCCTGGATGAGGCACTGTTCTGTCACGTCGGCGTCGTCGTCGACGGCCGGCCGCACGTGCTTCCCACGCTGCACGCCCGCGTCGGCGACACTCTGTGCGTACACGGATCAACGGCGGCGAGGATTCTTGCGGCGGGCCGCTCCGGGCCTTTGCCGGTATGCATAACGGTCTCGCTGCTCGACGGGCTGGTGATCGCCCGGTCCGCGTTTCACCATTCGTTGAACTACCGGTCGGTCGTCGTGCACGGCGATGCCCGCCTGGTCACCGGCGCGGCGGAGAAGGGCCGGATGCTGGACGCCCTGGTCGACCGGGTCGGCACCGACCGGTCCGCCCAGTGCCGCCCGCCGACGGCGAAGGAGCTCGCGGCGACGTCGGTGCTCGCCGTCGACCTCGCGGCCGAGACCACGGATGTCGCGCTCAAGACCCGGACCGGCGGGCCGATCGACGACGAGGCGGACCTCGTGCTCGGCCACTGGGCCGGCGTCGTGCCGGTTCGGCTCCACGCGGAGTCCCCGGAACCTGTGTGTGACCTCCCCATCCCGGCCGGTCTCGCGCCCTCCCTCAGGTAG
- a CDS encoding magnesium transporter CorA family protein, whose product MTRAGVERHPVEALGELLRRVSAGPDTVGADGGAESSVGATRAEDDAGFVWVDIPSCEKNAERVLLDVFGFHPRAVHDCAERNLVAKTHSYADHVFVVLHGPEQGENGHVHYIELDQFIGRHFLVTVHGPLNPAVEPSVALRETSSVLERMDAGRLRPTSAFELSHAIVLALAASQERFVEALTADVWGLEQRVNAGHLGEPEPFLDELFRARHGLLAARTISALNRETYVRLMSRAWALPPRVRPLLAEITDEFEQVRGLADVQREYLQGVIEFYRTRIDTKMTIAAERLAVIAAITLPITAVSSIYGMNIIVNTRTRPEQLIIVLIAMAAMSAALLRWAKRRDWW is encoded by the coding sequence GTGACGAGGGCCGGTGTCGAGCGGCACCCCGTCGAGGCGCTTGGCGAACTGCTCCGCAGGGTGTCGGCCGGTCCTGACACCGTTGGCGCCGACGGTGGCGCCGAGAGCTCCGTCGGCGCCACCAGGGCGGAAGACGACGCGGGGTTCGTCTGGGTCGATATCCCGAGCTGTGAGAAGAACGCCGAACGGGTGCTGCTGGACGTGTTCGGCTTCCACCCACGGGCGGTGCACGACTGCGCCGAGCGGAACCTGGTGGCCAAGACGCATTCCTATGCCGACCATGTCTTCGTGGTGCTCCACGGCCCGGAACAGGGCGAAAACGGGCATGTCCACTACATCGAGCTCGACCAGTTCATCGGCCGCCATTTCCTGGTCACCGTGCACGGGCCGCTCAACCCTGCGGTCGAACCGTCGGTGGCCCTGCGCGAGACCAGTTCCGTCCTGGAGCGGATGGATGCGGGGCGCCTTCGGCCGACCAGCGCCTTCGAACTGTCGCATGCGATCGTGCTCGCGCTCGCGGCCAGCCAGGAGAGGTTCGTCGAGGCGCTGACCGCCGACGTCTGGGGCCTGGAACAACGCGTGAACGCCGGCCATCTCGGCGAGCCGGAGCCCTTTCTCGACGAGTTGTTCCGGGCCCGGCACGGCCTGCTCGCGGCCCGGACGATCAGCGCGCTGAACAGGGAGACCTATGTGCGGCTCATGAGCCGCGCCTGGGCGCTCCCGCCCCGGGTCAGACCGCTGCTCGCCGAGATCACCGACGAGTTCGAGCAGGTCCGCGGCCTGGCCGACGTGCAGCGCGAGTACCTGCAGGGCGTCATCGAGTTCTACCGCACGCGGATCGACACCAAGATGACGATCGCGGCGGAACGGCTGGCGGTGATCGCCGCGATCACTCTGCCGATCACCGCGGTTTCCTCGATCTACGGCATGAACATCATCGTGAACACGAGGACCCGCCCCGAGCAGCTGATCATCGTGCTGATCGCGATGGCCGCGATGTCCGCGGCCCTGCTGCGCTGGGCCAAACGCCGGGACTGGTGGTAG
- a CDS encoding sensor domain-containing protein, with amino-acid sequence MEPDRVAAERAIPGKPYLGVSEKNDAVAEDASEKNDAEAAGAWAQRDAEAEVAEGPPPRPADAPAALASAAGASPLDARKPATEPIPLLGIGARAWKQVAFELLNLPLAIAGFVSMVVLLTLGSGLAITITGLPLLAVGLIICRMWGRLDRARARSLLDVDIPTPSKVPVRGSGFFGWLWAQLSDPVGWRAALYLLIRLPWGIVSFSVTLTVLLALWPVAPYIVYGFAAVDRALMSALLSPSSAMERRIRELEAGRETMVDAAAADRRRIERDLHDGAQARLVALAMDLGLAKERMSEDPATAARMVEQAHGEVKVALEELRSLARGIHPAILTERGLGAALSNVAGRCVVPVTVNVDLPSRPSGAVEGLLYFTTAELLTNISKHSAATTADVRVAQRGRTIELTVTDDGRGGASATPGGGLAGLTERVRAMDGTFTLTSPPDGPTAVVVSLPQQEQVMAAAHPGTPARTGLEASRDLRQTSRDLREGQRGSTRSDRADP; translated from the coding sequence GTGGAACCCGATCGTGTGGCAGCGGAACGCGCCATTCCCGGCAAGCCGTACCTGGGCGTTTCGGAAAAGAACGACGCCGTAGCAGAGGATGCCTCGGAAAAGAACGACGCCGAGGCGGCGGGTGCCTGGGCGCAGCGCGACGCCGAAGCCGAAGTTGCCGAGGGGCCGCCGCCTCGTCCCGCCGATGCGCCGGCCGCCCTGGCCAGCGCCGCGGGGGCCTCGCCGCTGGATGCGCGGAAGCCGGCGACGGAGCCGATTCCCCTGCTGGGGATCGGTGCGCGGGCCTGGAAACAGGTCGCGTTCGAGCTGCTGAACCTGCCGCTAGCCATCGCCGGGTTCGTCTCGATGGTCGTCCTTCTGACCCTCGGTAGCGGGCTCGCGATCACGATCACCGGGCTGCCGCTGCTGGCCGTAGGCCTGATCATCTGCCGCATGTGGGGCCGGCTTGACCGAGCACGAGCCCGATCATTGCTCGACGTCGATATCCCGACACCGTCCAAGGTGCCGGTTCGCGGCTCCGGGTTCTTCGGGTGGCTGTGGGCCCAGCTTTCCGACCCGGTCGGCTGGCGGGCGGCGTTGTACCTGTTGATCCGGCTCCCGTGGGGGATCGTCTCGTTCAGCGTGACGCTCACGGTCCTGCTCGCCCTTTGGCCGGTGGCGCCCTACATCGTGTACGGGTTCGCCGCCGTCGATCGTGCGCTGATGTCGGCGCTGCTCTCGCCGTCGAGCGCGATGGAACGGCGCATCCGCGAGCTGGAGGCGGGCCGGGAGACGATGGTCGACGCCGCCGCCGCCGACCGGCGCCGGATCGAACGCGACCTTCATGACGGCGCCCAGGCCCGGCTCGTCGCGTTGGCCATGGATCTGGGTCTCGCCAAGGAGCGGATGAGCGAGGACCCGGCGACCGCGGCACGGATGGTGGAGCAGGCACACGGCGAGGTCAAGGTCGCCCTTGAGGAGCTACGCAGCCTTGCCCGCGGCATCCATCCGGCGATCCTCACCGAGCGGGGCCTCGGGGCGGCGCTGTCGAACGTCGCCGGACGCTGCGTCGTCCCGGTCACCGTCAACGTGGACCTGCCGAGCCGCCCGTCCGGCGCCGTCGAGGGGCTGCTCTACTTCACGACCGCCGAGCTGCTCACCAACATCAGCAAACACAGCGCCGCGACCACCGCGGACGTCCGGGTGGCCCAGCGCGGCCGGACGATCGAGCTGACCGTCACCGACGACGGCCGCGGCGGCGCGAGTGCCACCCCAGGCGGCGGGCTCGCGGGGCTCACCGAGCGTGTCCGCGCCATGGACGGCACCTTCACGCTGACCAGCCCGCCAGACGGTCCGACCGCCGTCGTCGTGAGCCTCCCCCAGCAGGAGCAGGTCATGGCGGCGGCTCACCCAGGTACGCCGGCCAGGACCGGCCTCGAGGCCAGCCGCGACCTGCGCCAGACCAGCCGCGATCTCAGGGAGGGCCAGCGCGGCTCCACTCGGTCCGACCGCGCCGACCCCTGA
- a CDS encoding VOC family protein: MPKPDSTVAGGPTWIDLMTSDPEAARAFYGELFGWTADAGSEEFGGYFNFLRAGEQIAGGIGYQPGMPAEAVADRWSVYLRTDDAEKTVAAVTERGGQVVAPPMPVADLGVFAVVLDPGGAAIGLWQPGTHPGFAKVGEPGAPVWFELFTRDFAAVLDFYRDAFGWTVQVVSDTDEFRYATLVSATGEQQAGVMDASSFLPAEAPSSWWVYFNVEDADAALAKIVQLGGKAIRQPEDTPYGRLAEAADATGAPFKIMGPNKG; this comes from the coding sequence ATGCCCAAGCCAGACAGCACCGTCGCCGGCGGACCGACCTGGATCGACCTGATGACGAGCGACCCCGAAGCGGCCCGCGCCTTCTACGGAGAGCTGTTCGGCTGGACGGCCGACGCCGGTAGCGAGGAGTTCGGCGGATACTTCAACTTCCTGCGGGCGGGGGAGCAGATCGCCGGCGGTATAGGCTACCAGCCGGGGATGCCAGCCGAAGCGGTGGCCGACCGCTGGTCGGTCTACCTGCGTACCGATGACGCGGAGAAGACGGTCGCCGCGGTCACCGAGCGCGGCGGCCAGGTGGTCGCCCCGCCCATGCCGGTCGCGGATCTGGGCGTGTTCGCGGTCGTCCTCGACCCCGGCGGCGCCGCCATCGGCCTGTGGCAGCCTGGCACTCACCCCGGGTTCGCGAAGGTCGGCGAGCCGGGTGCGCCCGTGTGGTTCGAGCTGTTCACCCGGGATTTCGCGGCTGTCCTCGACTTCTACCGGGACGCGTTCGGCTGGACCGTCCAGGTGGTGTCCGACACCGACGAGTTCCGCTACGCGACGCTGGTCAGCGCCACCGGTGAGCAGCAGGCTGGGGTCATGGACGCGAGCAGCTTCCTTCCGGCCGAAGCGCCGTCCAGCTGGTGGGTGTACTTCAACGTCGAGGACGCCGATGCGGCGCTCGCGAAGATCGTCCAGCTGGGCGGGAAGGCCATCCGGCAGCCTGAGGACACGCCCTACGGGCGACTCGCCGAAGCCGCCGACGCGACCGGCGCCCCCTTCAAGATCATGGGCCCGAACAAGGGGTGA
- a CDS encoding NUDIX domain-containing protein translates to MKSLRIRPIALAAVRRGEDLLVYEGVDRVDGQRIFRPLGGGVEFGERAVEAVHRELREELGAELTNVGLLGVLENVFQWEGRPHHEIAFVFAADLVDASFYARDQLGKVLDANDEVSWQPISRFRNPDPSVPTLLPPGLLALLGG, encoded by the coding sequence GTGAAATCATTGCGGATTCGGCCTATCGCACTCGCGGCCGTGCGGCGTGGTGAGGACCTCCTGGTCTACGAAGGCGTCGACCGCGTCGACGGCCAGCGGATCTTCCGGCCGCTGGGCGGCGGGGTCGAGTTCGGCGAGCGGGCGGTCGAGGCGGTGCACCGTGAGCTGCGCGAGGAGCTCGGCGCGGAGTTGACGAACGTCGGGCTGCTGGGGGTGCTGGAGAACGTCTTCCAATGGGAAGGCCGGCCGCATCACGAGATCGCCTTCGTCTTCGCCGCCGACCTCGTCGATGCGTCGTTCTACGCGCGTGATCAGCTCGGCAAGGTCCTCGACGCGAACGACGAGGTCAGCTGGCAGCCGATCTCGCGGTTCCGGAACCCTGACCCATCGGTGCCCACGCTGCTACCTCCGGGCTTGCTGGCTCTGCTCGGAGGATGA
- a CDS encoding DUF3052 family protein has protein sequence MTVTAAQAGYSGTPMVRKLGVKAGQLVVLCGAPAGWTIPDLPADVTSRRFAEPPAVEPPSAADLVVAFCRTPDEPAAAIAGFGQVVFPAGALWIAWPRRAAGHRSDVTENLIRDEALPLGLVDTKVAALDTDWSGLKLVWRKERRK, from the coding sequence GTGACCGTGACAGCGGCGCAGGCAGGCTACTCGGGGACCCCGATGGTGCGGAAGCTCGGCGTCAAGGCCGGACAACTGGTCGTGCTGTGCGGGGCGCCAGCAGGCTGGACCATCCCGGACCTGCCGGCCGACGTGACAAGCCGGCGGTTCGCCGAGCCGCCAGCCGTCGAACCGCCCAGCGCTGCGGATCTCGTCGTCGCCTTCTGCCGGACGCCCGACGAGCCGGCGGCCGCGATCGCCGGCTTCGGGCAGGTCGTCTTCCCGGCTGGCGCGCTGTGGATCGCCTGGCCACGCCGGGCGGCCGGCCACCGCAGCGATGTCACCGAGAACCTGATCCGCGACGAGGCCCTGCCGCTCGGCCTGGTCGACACCAAGGTCGCCGCCCTGGACACCGACTGGTCCGGCCTCAAACTCGTCTGGCGCAAGGAACGGCGGAAGTAG
- a CDS encoding ATP-binding protein translates to MTSDAVDVPRRGRLRIYLGAAPGVGKTYAMLSEGHRRAGRGTDTVIGLVETHGRHLTAEMIGEFEIVPRRTFSHRGARFTEMDVDAVLNRKPALALVDEYAHSNVPGSRNPKRWQDVEELLAAGIDVVTTLNIQHLESLNDVVSTITGVPQRETIPDAVVRAADQVELVDMAPEALRRRMAHGNVYAADKVDAALANYFRVGNLTALRELALLWVAGKVEDQLDRYRVDHGITDTWEARERVVVAITGGPEGDTLIRRAARIAARSTGGSDLLAVHVSRPDGLVTGADPAALARQRTLVESLGGSYHLVLGDNVPKALLDFARAENATQLVLGASRRGRFAQLVSRGVGVTTTARSGSIDVHLVTHEESSAGGRPSRPSAEDVPKTGASWVFGAGRGRGRASSLTLAAGRQLAGFALAGAALALLTVLAASGRTEVNLTSDTLLYLLVVVVAAFVGGIWPALATAVAASLLLNFYFTPPLHTWTIDDRNNAFALAAFVAVAIAVSRVVDLARRRSVQAARASAEAEALATLAGTVLRSEHPLPAILERVREGFGMTSVTLLTASSGGDVSGNGTSGGTAGGGVPSPPPGPGRDRWEVVANVGPKPSEHPSDGDVEVPAGRFTLVLRGRPLPAADRRLLAGFAAQAATAAERLRLAQEAASVKPLAEADRVRSALLAAVSHDLRTPLAAAKAAVTGLRAEDVVWSPEERAELVATADESLDRLTTLVENLLDMSRLQAGVLSVFPRAVHVEDVVALALDCLGPDATGVRIQVSADPEVPAMRADPVLLERVIANVVANAIRFSPTGSPPLVSASTLGDRVQIRVVDRGPGVPKTDRDAIFQPFQRLGDRDNTVGTGLGLALSRGLTEAMGGTLTPEDTPGGGLTMVVELPADNGGTGEMTTSERPR, encoded by the coding sequence ATGACCTCCGACGCCGTCGACGTGCCGCGGCGAGGCCGGCTGCGGATCTACCTGGGCGCCGCCCCCGGCGTCGGCAAGACCTACGCGATGCTCTCCGAGGGTCATCGCCGGGCCGGACGCGGCACCGACACCGTGATCGGCCTGGTCGAGACGCACGGCCGCCACCTCACCGCCGAGATGATCGGCGAGTTCGAGATCGTCCCGCGGCGGACCTTCTCGCATCGCGGCGCCCGGTTCACGGAGATGGACGTCGACGCTGTACTCAACCGCAAGCCCGCCCTCGCGCTCGTCGACGAGTACGCGCACTCGAACGTCCCCGGTTCCCGCAACCCCAAGCGATGGCAGGACGTCGAGGAGCTGCTCGCCGCCGGCATCGATGTCGTGACGACACTGAACATCCAGCACCTGGAGTCGCTCAACGACGTCGTCAGCACGATCACCGGGGTGCCGCAGCGGGAGACCATCCCCGACGCGGTCGTCCGGGCCGCCGACCAGGTAGAGCTCGTCGACATGGCCCCGGAGGCACTGCGCCGCAGGATGGCGCACGGAAACGTGTACGCGGCCGACAAGGTCGACGCCGCGCTGGCCAACTACTTCCGGGTCGGCAACCTGACTGCGCTGCGTGAGCTGGCGCTGCTCTGGGTCGCCGGCAAGGTCGAGGACCAGCTCGACCGCTACCGGGTCGACCATGGCATCACCGACACGTGGGAGGCCCGCGAGCGGGTCGTCGTCGCGATCACGGGCGGGCCGGAGGGCGACACGCTGATCCGCCGGGCGGCCCGGATCGCGGCCCGCTCCACCGGAGGCAGCGACCTGCTCGCCGTGCACGTCAGCCGGCCGGACGGCCTGGTCACCGGTGCGGACCCGGCGGCGCTGGCCCGGCAGCGCACGCTCGTGGAGAGCCTCGGCGGCAGCTACCACCTGGTCCTCGGCGACAACGTCCCGAAGGCGCTGCTGGACTTCGCCCGGGCCGAGAACGCCACCCAGCTGGTGCTGGGCGCGAGCCGGCGTGGCCGGTTCGCGCAGCTGGTCAGCCGGGGCGTCGGCGTCACGACGACCGCCCGTTCCGGCTCGATCGACGTGCATCTCGTCACCCACGAGGAGTCCAGCGCCGGCGGACGACCATCGCGCCCATCAGCCGAGGACGTCCCGAAAACGGGTGCGAGTTGGGTGTTCGGCGCTGGGCGCGGCCGAGGGCGCGCGTCGTCGCTGACACTGGCGGCTGGCCGGCAGCTCGCCGGGTTCGCCCTCGCCGGCGCCGCTCTGGCGCTGCTCACCGTGTTGGCGGCCTCGGGCCGCACGGAGGTCAACCTGACCTCGGACACCCTGCTCTACCTGCTGGTTGTCGTCGTGGCGGCGTTCGTCGGCGGCATCTGGCCGGCGCTGGCGACCGCGGTCGCCGCCTCGTTGCTGTTGAACTTCTACTTCACCCCGCCGCTGCACACCTGGACGATCGACGACCGCAACAACGCGTTCGCGCTCGCGGCGTTCGTCGCGGTCGCCATCGCCGTAAGCCGGGTCGTCGACCTCGCCCGGCGCCGTTCGGTGCAGGCCGCCCGGGCCAGCGCCGAAGCGGAGGCCCTCGCGACGCTCGCCGGCACCGTCCTGCGCAGCGAGCATCCACTGCCGGCGATCCTCGAACGGGTCCGTGAGGGGTTCGGGATGACGTCGGTAACTCTGCTTACAGCCAGCTCCGGCGGCGACGTCTCTGGTAACGGGACCTCTGGCGGCACCGCTGGTGGCGGGGTCCCGAGCCCGCCACCCGGCCCAGGCCGGGACCGGTGGGAGGTCGTGGCCAACGTCGGTCCGAAACCATCCGAACACCCCTCTGACGGCGACGTCGAGGTGCCGGCCGGCCGGTTCACGCTGGTTCTACGCGGCCGGCCGCTGCCCGCGGCGGACCGTCGGCTTCTCGCCGGGTTCGCCGCGCAGGCGGCGACTGCCGCCGAACGGCTCCGGCTGGCCCAGGAGGCCGCCTCCGTGAAGCCACTCGCCGAGGCGGACCGGGTCCGTTCCGCCTTGCTGGCCGCGGTCAGCCACGACCTGCGTACCCCGTTGGCCGCGGCCAAGGCGGCTGTCACCGGCCTGCGGGCCGAGGATGTGGTGTGGTCACCGGAAGAACGGGCCGAACTGGTCGCTACCGCCGACGAGTCACTCGACCGGCTCACGACGCTGGTCGAGAACCTGCTCGACATGAGTCGTCTTCAGGCCGGGGTGTTGTCCGTATTTCCACGGGCGGTCCACGTCGAGGACGTCGTGGCGCTCGCACTTGACTGTCTGGGGCCGGACGCGACCGGAGTGCGCATCCAGGTCAGCGCGGACCCGGAGGTTCCGGCGATGCGCGCCGATCCGGTCCTCCTGGAGCGCGTGATCGCGAACGTGGTCGCCAATGCGATTCGCTTCTCCCCGACGGGGTCGCCGCCGCTCGTCAGCGCAAGCACGCTCGGTGACCGGGTGCAGATCCGCGTCGTCGACCGCGGCCCCGGGGTACCCAAGACGGACCGCGACGCGATCTTCCAGCCGTTCCAGCGGCTCGGCGACCGCGACAACACGGTCGGCACCGGCCTCGGGCTCGCGCTCTCCCGCGGCCTCACCGAGGCGATGGGCGGGACCCTCACCCCCGAGGACACCCCCGGAGGAGGCCTCACGATGGTCGTCGAGCTTCCGGCCGACAACGGCGGAACCGGCGAGATGACGACGTCGGAAAGGCCGCGATGA
- a CDS encoding response regulator, with product MTRVLIVDDEPQILRAMRINLRARGYDVVVADTGATALAAAAATRPDIVILDLGLPDLDGVDVIHGLRGWTRVPIVVLSGRADSRDKVGALDAGADDYITKPFGIDELLARLRAVARRTGEQSASPIVQFGRVTVDLSAHRVTRAAAPVSSPNGKTAPTDGEPPGSAAADGQGDDFANESVEEIHLTKTEWGLLKVLLSHPGKLVSQRQLLTEVWGANYGSETHYLRTYLNRLRQKLEEDPARPRHLLTDPGMGYRFQP from the coding sequence ATGACTCGGGTTCTGATCGTCGACGACGAGCCGCAGATCCTGCGGGCGATGCGGATCAATCTGCGTGCACGCGGCTACGACGTGGTCGTCGCGGATACCGGCGCCACCGCGCTCGCCGCCGCCGCCGCGACCCGTCCCGACATCGTGATCCTCGATCTCGGCCTGCCCGACCTGGACGGCGTCGACGTGATCCACGGCCTGCGTGGCTGGACACGGGTGCCGATCGTCGTGCTGTCGGGCCGCGCGGACAGTCGGGACAAGGTCGGCGCCCTGGACGCCGGAGCCGACGACTACATCACCAAGCCGTTCGGCATCGACGAGCTGCTCGCGCGGCTGCGCGCGGTCGCTCGCCGCACCGGCGAGCAGTCGGCGAGCCCCATCGTCCAGTTCGGCCGCGTGACCGTCGATCTGTCCGCCCACCGTGTCACACGGGCAGCCGCGCCGGTATCCAGCCCCAACGGCAAGACAGCGCCAACCGACGGCGAACCACCAGGCAGCGCGGCAGCAGACGGCCAGGGGGACGATTTCGCCAATGAGTCAGTGGAGGAGATCCATCTGACGAAGACCGAGTGGGGCCTGCTCAAGGTTCTCCTCAGCCACCCGGGCAAGCTCGTCTCCCAACGCCAACTGCTCACCGAAGTCTGGGGCGCCAACTACGGTTCCGAGACCCACTACCTGCGCACCTACCTGAACCGCCTTCGGCAGAAGCTAGAGGAGGACCCGGCCCGTCCCCGGCACCTGCTCACTGATCCGGGCATGGGCTACCGCTTCCAGCCCTGA